The window CGCCTTCTGTGTTGATGCCAACGGAATGAAGCTTGCTGAACGCTGTGATTCGGTTGATAAAATCAAAGCGTTAGCACAGTGGCGACACAGCGATCAATTTTCTGAGCAAGAACGTATTGTACTTACTTACGTTGAAGCGATGACGATCACAGGTCAGAAAGTTACTGAAGAAATGCTTAATGACTTAAAACAATCATTTGATGAAGATACTATTGTTGAATTAACAGCCTTGGTGGCTTTTCAAAATTTATCCGCAAAATTTAATACTGCACTCGATGTACCTGCACAAGGTTTTTGCTCACTACCGATACAAATGGATGATAACAACACACCGTCAACGTCGACACAAACTGAACGTGACTCAAACAGCTGAGGTGTTTCATGGATAGAAAAAAAGTCGTACTGCTTGTCACATTAATAACCCTTATCGGGCTTTGGTTTGCATTTGATCTAAGCCAATACTTCACACTTGAACAAGCTAAGGCACAGCAATTAGCGCTGCAAGATACAATTGCCGAAAAGCCATTTTTATCAAGCC is drawn from Photobacterium profundum SS9 and contains these coding sequences:
- a CDS encoding carboxymuconolactone decarboxylase family protein, with translation MRISTKKNYSFLIKPLLWLQKRHYGEVLNPALLWGRKPALFWLVAGFFGVLDRKSSPITPVIRSLVCVRVSQLNDCAFCVDANGMKLAERCDSVDKIKALAQWRHSDQFSEQERIVLTYVEAMTITGQKVTEEMLNDLKQSFDEDTIVELTALVAFQNLSAKFNTALDVPAQGFCSLPIQMDDNNTPSTSTQTERDSNS